A stretch of Apis cerana isolate GH-2021 linkage group LG1, AcerK_1.0, whole genome shotgun sequence DNA encodes these proteins:
- the LOC107992407 gene encoding uncharacterized protein LOC107992407 isoform X2 yields MDGAPVPADAVVHEDSVASASEIGEEYEDGDDSDMYMEAESSETDRIDKGGERRGRESYANTTGRPSVEGGQDGKSEASTTSKWRDQEAENTKESDRTDSEEKSLETESQNFFPSFADLFANQRSSFAEQQRYRPQNRFLGYLQRDRNGYQTSGVTGGKDVHHPLLGSGNFGVIRGGTYYPEEKENDEYSVDDTLYNPYYHGGNRGRANYFRNPKPQPIRGGDFFANFRDFADITAPPKSSFSHLSVVYANKNATGTRLGQEPRNIIETLRMLEEEGQTSSEVAVGTELPRKKQSKGKRKLMKMKQYEEDKARRSSRITVEPLLALS; encoded by the coding sequence GATTCCGTGGCGTCCGCCTCCGAAATAGGGGAGGAATACGAGGACGGTGACGATTCGGACATGTACATGGAAGCGGAGAGCAGCGAGACCGATCGGATCGATAAGGGGGGGGAGCGACGCGGGAGGGAAAGTTACGCGAATACGACCGGTCGTCCGAGCGTGGAGGGCGGCCAAGATGGAAAAAGCGAGGCGTCCACCACGTCCAAGTGGAGGGATCAGGAAGCGGAGAATACGAAAGAAAGCGATCGAACGGATTCGGAGGAGAAGAGCTTGGAAACCGAGAGTCAGAACTTCTTCCCCTCGTTCGCCGACTTGTTCGCCAATCAGAGGAGTTCGTTCGCGGAGCAACAAAGGTACAGGCCTCAGAACAGATTCCTGGGATACCTGCAACGCGATCGAAACGGCTATCAAACGTCGGGGGTAACCGGGGGGAAAGACGTTCATCATCCCCTTCTAGGCTCGGGCAACTTCGGAGTGATTCGAGGCGGCACCTACTATcccgaggagaaggagaacgaCGAATATTCGGTGGACGATACGCTCTACAACCCTTACTATCACGGGGGGAACCGTGGCCGCGCAAATTATTTCAGGAATCCTAAACCGCAACCGATTCGCGGTGGCGATTTCTTCGCCAACTTCCGAGACTTCGCCGACATCACCGCTCCCCCGAAGTCCAGTTTCTCCCACTTGTCCGTCGTTTACGCCAACAAAAACGCGACGGGAACGCGTCTCGGTCAGGAGCCCAGAAATATCATCGAAACCCTGAGGATGCTGGAAGAGGAAGGGCAAACGAGCTCCGAGGTGGCGGTCGGCACGGAATTACCGAGGAAGAAACAGAGCAAAGGAAAGAGGAAGTTGATGAAGATGAAGCAGTACGAAGAGGACAAGGCGAGGAGATCCTCCCGCATCACCGTCGAGCCTTTGTTGGCGCTTAGTTGA
- the LOC107992407 gene encoding uncharacterized protein LOC107992407 isoform X3 has product MYMEAESSETDRIDKGGERRGRESYANTTGRPSVEGGQDGKSEASTTSKWRDQEAENTKESDRTDSEEKSLETESQNFFPSFADLFANQRSSFAEQQRYRPQNRFLGYLQRDRNGYQTSGVTGGKDVHHPLLGSGNFGVIRGGTYYPEEKENDEYSVDDTLYNPYYHGGNRGRANYFRNPKPQPIRGGDFFANFRDFADITAPPKSSFSHLSVVYANKNATGTRLGQEPRNIIETLRMLEEEGQTSSEVAVGTELPRKKQSKGKRKLMKMKQYEEDKARRSSRITVEPLLALS; this is encoded by the coding sequence ATGTACATGGAAGCGGAGAGCAGCGAGACCGATCGGATCGATAAGGGGGGGGAGCGACGCGGGAGGGAAAGTTACGCGAATACGACCGGTCGTCCGAGCGTGGAGGGCGGCCAAGATGGAAAAAGCGAGGCGTCCACCACGTCCAAGTGGAGGGATCAGGAAGCGGAGAATACGAAAGAAAGCGATCGAACGGATTCGGAGGAGAAGAGCTTGGAAACCGAGAGTCAGAACTTCTTCCCCTCGTTCGCCGACTTGTTCGCCAATCAGAGGAGTTCGTTCGCGGAGCAACAAAGGTACAGGCCTCAGAACAGATTCCTGGGATACCTGCAACGCGATCGAAACGGCTATCAAACGTCGGGGGTAACCGGGGGGAAAGACGTTCATCATCCCCTTCTAGGCTCGGGCAACTTCGGAGTGATTCGAGGCGGCACCTACTATcccgaggagaaggagaacgaCGAATATTCGGTGGACGATACGCTCTACAACCCTTACTATCACGGGGGGAACCGTGGCCGCGCAAATTATTTCAGGAATCCTAAACCGCAACCGATTCGCGGTGGCGATTTCTTCGCCAACTTCCGAGACTTCGCCGACATCACCGCTCCCCCGAAGTCCAGTTTCTCCCACTTGTCCGTCGTTTACGCCAACAAAAACGCGACGGGAACGCGTCTCGGTCAGGAGCCCAGAAATATCATCGAAACCCTGAGGATGCTGGAAGAGGAAGGGCAAACGAGCTCCGAGGTGGCGGTCGGCACGGAATTACCGAGGAAGAAACAGAGCAAAGGAAAGAGGAAGTTGATGAAGATGAAGCAGTACGAAGAGGACAAGGCGAGGAGATCCTCCCGCATCACCGTCGAGCCTTTGTTGGCGCTTAGTTGA